The proteins below are encoded in one region of Neodiprion virginianus isolate iyNeoVirg1 chromosome 7, iyNeoVirg1.1, whole genome shotgun sequence:
- the LOC124308383 gene encoding calcium and integrin-binding family member 3, producing the protein MGNKVATFTEEQLEDYQDCTFFTRKEILRIHKRFRDMGDPGTVPRVMSAQDAANLRLPLSCVTRLPELRENPFMERIAEVFTKCRDPGWSLDEGICFEEFLEMMSVFSEHASRDLKVFYAFKIYDFDEDGVLGLGDLERTCRQLVRGALSAEEVATICRKVLEESDIDGDGSLSYLEFEHVITRAPDFLATFHIRI; encoded by the exons ATGGGGAATAAAGTAGCTACTTTTACCGAAGAACAACTCGAGGATTATCAAGATTGTACTTTTTTTACTCGTAAAGAAATATTGAG AATTCATAAAAGGTTTCGTGATATGGGTGACCCAGGAACTGTACCACGAGTGATGTCAGCCCAAGACGCAGCAAATTTACGTCTGCCCTTATCGTGCGTTACGCGTCTCCCGGAGCTGAGG GAAAATCCGTTTATGGAACGGATTGCCGAAGTTTTCACCAAGTGTCGAGATCCCGGCTGGAGTTTGGACGAAGGTATATGCTTTGAGGAATTCTTGGAAATGATGTCCGTATTTTCAGAACACGCGTCGCGCGATTTGAAAGTGTTCTATGCGTTTAAAATTTATG ATTTTGACGAAGACGGAGTGCTGGGACTCGGTGACTTAGAACGCACTTGTCGACAATTAGTCAGAGGAGCTCTCAGTGCTGAGGAAGTAGCCACAATCTGTCGCAAGGTATTGGAGGAAAGTGACATCGATGGAGACGGTTCTCTATCCTATTTAGAGTTCGAGCACGTCATCACAAGGGCCCCAGATTTTCTGGCGACGTTTCACATACGAATTTAA
- the LOC124308363 gene encoding protein misato isoform X1, producing MPTREVLTLQFGHYSNFIGTHWWNIQESSFSYEPKQPSEINHDVLYREGETPRKETTFTPRLLLVDLKGSVGHLTEQGNLYNAVEKSLPLHSDLWDSENIQVTTEPVVNKAPFIQNLEKGPAEGEDAVVNFEDDVTVWADYLVPRFHPRTVNIVREYEHQSLDQPFNVFHYGHHLWKTEQFQEEFSNKIRAYAEECDFMQGFQVILDSTNGFSGLGSSCIQHLQDEYGKSILAFPVIDGKNFNKSLNDLFKVLNTALCYQSIGEHCSLFSPLCVGQNGWPQAGACRQFNHLTYNSELDYHTSSLLATALDTISLRYRQKEFSTSALSDLCADLNKLGRRAAATSLSLPFPMTAGQDLIDVLDDHEGPLWTSLTPSCDISMDKSMQSLVLRGIHHERLKRPPHEAKLQQRKAAYSCSSVHEMMTLYLACSCHATATHLTNLKAPLTIKEPYPNIFNNNIHQNGDLSPWPVGEEVKSVPVLAGLHSGPGLSHMFDSLHSQASRIKSISKLRGFKDSGLEQDELIECLDQLLTYKEAYEDHYE from the exons ATGCCGACTAGAGAAGTATTGACTCTCCAATTCGGACATTACTCGAATTTCATTGGAACCCATTGGTGGAACATACAG GAATCGTCTTTTTCCTACGAGCCCAAACAACCTTCGGAAATAAATCATGATGTTTTATATAGAGAAGGTGAAACGCCAAGG AAAGAGACGACGTTTACACCGAGGCTTCTGCTAGTTGATCTAAAAGGTAGTGTCGGTCATTTGACTGAACAAGGAAATTTATACAATGCAGTAGAAAAATCTTTACCTCTGCACAGTGACTTGTGGGATTCCGAAAATATTCAAGTTACAACTGAGCCAGTAGTGAATAAAGCCCCATTCATTCAGAATTTGGAGAAAGGTCCTGCAGAAGGAGAAGATGCAGTCGTTAACTTCGAAGATGATGTTACAGTGTGGGCTGATTATCTGGTCCCACGTTTCCATCCAAGGACTGTGAACATTGTTCGCGAGTACGAACACCAGTCCTTGGATCAGCCTTTCAACGTGTTTCACTATGGTCATCATCTGTGGAAGACTGAACAGTTCCAAgaggaattttcaaacaaaataagAGCCTATGCCGAAGAATGCGATTTCATGCAGGGCTTTCAG GTTATTCTAGATTCTACAAACGGTTTCTCTGGCCTTGGTTCATCCTGCATCCAGCACTTACAGGATGAATATGGGAAAAGTATATTAGCATTTCCTGTTATCGATGGAAAGAATTTTAACAAGTCGCTTAATGACTTGTTCAAAGTATTGAACACAGCTTTGTGCTACCAAAGTATAGGAGAACATTGCTCTTTATTCAGCCCACTTTGTGTTGGACAAAATGGTTGGCCTCAGGCGGGTGCTTGTCGTCAATTTAATCATCTAACGTACAATTCAGAATTGGATTATCACACCAGCTCGCTACTTGCAACTGCATTAGATACAATCAGTCTGAGATACCGGCAGAAAGAATTCTCTACTTCAGCACTATCAGACCTGTGTGCGGATCTGAACAAACTTGGTAGAAGAGCAGCAGCTACCAGTTTAAGTCTGCCATTTCCCATGACCGCTGGTCAAGATCTAATCGACGTTTTAGATGATCATGAAGGTCCTCTGTGGACTAGTTTAACTCCTAGTTGTGACATATCAATGGATAAGAGTATGCAGAGTCTTGTACTCAGAGGGATACACCATGAACGGCTAAAGAGACCGCCACATGAAGCAAAACTGCAGCAGAGGAAAGCTGCTTACAGTTGTTCAAGCGTACACGAAATGATGACACTTTATCTAGCTTGTTCATGTCACGCTACTGCTACTCATTTGACCAATCTCAAAGCACCTTTGACCATCAAAGAACCGTATcctaatatttttaacaacaaTATTCATCAGAATGGGGACCTCTCACCTTGGCCAGTTGGAGAAG AAGTTAAATCCGTTCCGGTATTGGCTGGGCTGCACAGCGGACCCGGTCTTTCACATATGTTCGATTCCCTTCACTCTCAAGCGAGTCGCATAAAAAGTATAAGCAAACTTCGGGGTTTCAAAGATTCGGGACTTGAACAAGATGAACTTATCGAATGTCTTGACCAACTGCTTACTTACAAAGAAGCCTACGAAGATCATTACGAATGA
- the LOC124308363 gene encoding protein misato isoform X2, which produces MLRILLQKETTFTPRLLLVDLKGSVGHLTEQGNLYNAVEKSLPLHSDLWDSENIQVTTEPVVNKAPFIQNLEKGPAEGEDAVVNFEDDVTVWADYLVPRFHPRTVNIVREYEHQSLDQPFNVFHYGHHLWKTEQFQEEFSNKIRAYAEECDFMQGFQVILDSTNGFSGLGSSCIQHLQDEYGKSILAFPVIDGKNFNKSLNDLFKVLNTALCYQSIGEHCSLFSPLCVGQNGWPQAGACRQFNHLTYNSELDYHTSSLLATALDTISLRYRQKEFSTSALSDLCADLNKLGRRAAATSLSLPFPMTAGQDLIDVLDDHEGPLWTSLTPSCDISMDKSMQSLVLRGIHHERLKRPPHEAKLQQRKAAYSCSSVHEMMTLYLACSCHATATHLTNLKAPLTIKEPYPNIFNNNIHQNGDLSPWPVGEEVKSVPVLAGLHSGPGLSHMFDSLHSQASRIKSISKLRGFKDSGLEQDELIECLDQLLTYKEAYEDHYE; this is translated from the exons atgttACGTA TTTTGTTACAGAAAGAGACGACGTTTACACCGAGGCTTCTGCTAGTTGATCTAAAAGGTAGTGTCGGTCATTTGACTGAACAAGGAAATTTATACAATGCAGTAGAAAAATCTTTACCTCTGCACAGTGACTTGTGGGATTCCGAAAATATTCAAGTTACAACTGAGCCAGTAGTGAATAAAGCCCCATTCATTCAGAATTTGGAGAAAGGTCCTGCAGAAGGAGAAGATGCAGTCGTTAACTTCGAAGATGATGTTACAGTGTGGGCTGATTATCTGGTCCCACGTTTCCATCCAAGGACTGTGAACATTGTTCGCGAGTACGAACACCAGTCCTTGGATCAGCCTTTCAACGTGTTTCACTATGGTCATCATCTGTGGAAGACTGAACAGTTCCAAgaggaattttcaaacaaaataagAGCCTATGCCGAAGAATGCGATTTCATGCAGGGCTTTCAG GTTATTCTAGATTCTACAAACGGTTTCTCTGGCCTTGGTTCATCCTGCATCCAGCACTTACAGGATGAATATGGGAAAAGTATATTAGCATTTCCTGTTATCGATGGAAAGAATTTTAACAAGTCGCTTAATGACTTGTTCAAAGTATTGAACACAGCTTTGTGCTACCAAAGTATAGGAGAACATTGCTCTTTATTCAGCCCACTTTGTGTTGGACAAAATGGTTGGCCTCAGGCGGGTGCTTGTCGTCAATTTAATCATCTAACGTACAATTCAGAATTGGATTATCACACCAGCTCGCTACTTGCAACTGCATTAGATACAATCAGTCTGAGATACCGGCAGAAAGAATTCTCTACTTCAGCACTATCAGACCTGTGTGCGGATCTGAACAAACTTGGTAGAAGAGCAGCAGCTACCAGTTTAAGTCTGCCATTTCCCATGACCGCTGGTCAAGATCTAATCGACGTTTTAGATGATCATGAAGGTCCTCTGTGGACTAGTTTAACTCCTAGTTGTGACATATCAATGGATAAGAGTATGCAGAGTCTTGTACTCAGAGGGATACACCATGAACGGCTAAAGAGACCGCCACATGAAGCAAAACTGCAGCAGAGGAAAGCTGCTTACAGTTGTTCAAGCGTACACGAAATGATGACACTTTATCTAGCTTGTTCATGTCACGCTACTGCTACTCATTTGACCAATCTCAAAGCACCTTTGACCATCAAAGAACCGTATcctaatatttttaacaacaaTATTCATCAGAATGGGGACCTCTCACCTTGGCCAGTTGGAGAAG AAGTTAAATCCGTTCCGGTATTGGCTGGGCTGCACAGCGGACCCGGTCTTTCACATATGTTCGATTCCCTTCACTCTCAAGCGAGTCGCATAAAAAGTATAAGCAAACTTCGGGGTTTCAAAGATTCGGGACTTGAACAAGATGAACTTATCGAATGTCTTGACCAACTGCTTACTTACAAAGAAGCCTACGAAGATCATTACGAATGA